The Aquidulcibacter paucihalophilus genome has a window encoding:
- a CDS encoding NlpC/P60 family protein yields the protein MTAAAASLDPRTTLARPDLAEQALEGIVRASAFRAVRPMHCAVPVADIHQDAVAAEHPVDQLIFGEVFDVLDTREDQVWGRARRDGVVGWVARASLKDGAPLATHRIGSTDGRLPLNALVVEAGDPAGLAPIGSFAAEPVEVAERLLGTPYKLGGRSSKGTDCCGLVQQALYACGRAGPRYADQLAELGQAVVAGEARRGDLVIWLDPDEGPWNGHAGFMLDGDRVLHAVGRLGGVAIESFAEADARHRVAGSDGPAIRRL from the coding sequence TTGACCGCAGCCGCCGCCAGCCTTGATCCCCGAACCACCCTCGCCCGGCCCGACCTGGCCGAGCAGGCGCTGGAAGGGATCGTGCGCGCCTCCGCCTTCCGGGCGGTGCGGCCGATGCATTGCGCGGTTCCGGTCGCCGACATTCATCAGGACGCCGTGGCGGCTGAGCATCCGGTCGACCAGCTGATCTTCGGCGAGGTCTTCGATGTGCTCGACACGCGTGAGGACCAGGTCTGGGGCCGCGCCCGCCGCGACGGCGTCGTGGGCTGGGTGGCGCGGGCCTCGCTCAAGGACGGTGCGCCGCTGGCCACGCACCGCATCGGCTCGACGGACGGCCGCCTGCCCCTCAACGCCCTGGTGGTCGAAGCAGGCGACCCGGCCGGCCTGGCCCCCATCGGAAGTTTCGCCGCCGAACCGGTCGAGGTGGCCGAACGGCTGCTGGGGACGCCGTACAAGCTGGGCGGTCGCTCATCCAAGGGCACCGACTGCTGCGGGCTGGTTCAGCAGGCGCTCTACGCCTGCGGCCGCGCGGGACCGCGCTACGCCGATCAATTGGCGGAACTCGGTCAGGCCGTGGTGGCTGGTGAGGCCCGGCGCGGCGACCTGGTGATCTGGCTGGATCCGGACGAGGGGCCCTGGAACGGCCACGCCGGCTTTATGCTGGACGGCGACCGGGTGCTGCACGCCGTCGGACGGCTGGGCGGGGTGGCGATCGAGTCCTTTGCCGAGGCCGATGCCCGGCATCGCGTCGCGGGCTCTGATGGGCCGGCCATCCGCCGGCTCTGA
- a CDS encoding leucyl aminopeptidase family protein: protein MSALHPDLLTPETEGAIPVRFVGPDSAAEAAFGGWAEANGFKGRSGQMLVAPDGQGGIAAVLVGVGDRFDPMSARALPARLPPGLYRLEAGPEEARAAALAFLLGAYVFDRYKARPDRDRVRLVAPEGLDIAATQRIASACALAREMIDTPAADMGPLQIETIAREIATASGASLSVITGDALLEENYPAVHAVGRAAAPHRAPRVVEIGWNLDRADLPLVALVGKGVVFDSGGLDIKPAAGMRNMKKDMGGSAHALALGRLVMQADLPVRLVVLVAAVENAISADAFRPGDILNSRKGLTIEIGNTDAEGRLILADILTRAGEHSPDLTLDFATLTGAARVALGPELPPLYTDDETLAADLLEAARAVADPLWRMPLWPGYRASIDSELADVRNDSAGWAQAGSVTAALFLQKFAPTTGAWAHMDIFAWNPRARPGWPEGGEAQALRACFEMLKRRFA from the coding sequence ATGTCCGCCCTTCATCCCGACCTGCTGACCCCCGAGACCGAAGGCGCGATCCCGGTGCGGTTCGTTGGTCCGGACAGCGCGGCCGAGGCGGCGTTTGGCGGCTGGGCCGAGGCCAACGGCTTCAAGGGCAGGTCCGGCCAGATGCTGGTCGCGCCGGACGGGCAGGGAGGAATCGCCGCCGTTCTGGTCGGTGTCGGCGATCGGTTCGATCCGATGTCGGCCCGCGCTCTCCCGGCCAGGCTCCCGCCGGGCCTCTATCGCCTTGAGGCCGGGCCGGAGGAGGCGCGCGCCGCGGCCCTGGCCTTCCTGCTCGGGGCCTATGTCTTCGACCGCTACAAGGCCCGACCCGACCGGGACCGGGTGCGGCTGGTCGCGCCCGAGGGGCTGGATATCGCGGCGACGCAACGCATCGCCTCGGCCTGCGCCCTTGCCCGCGAGATGATCGACACCCCGGCCGCCGACATGGGGCCGCTGCAGATCGAGACCATTGCCCGCGAGATCGCCACCGCATCGGGCGCAAGCCTCTCGGTCATCACCGGCGACGCCCTGCTGGAGGAGAACTACCCCGCCGTCCACGCCGTCGGCCGCGCCGCCGCCCCGCACCGCGCGCCGCGGGTCGTCGAGATCGGCTGGAACCTCGACCGCGCCGACCTCCCGCTGGTCGCCCTCGTCGGCAAGGGGGTGGTGTTCGATTCCGGCGGACTGGACATCAAGCCGGCCGCCGGCATGCGCAACATGAAGAAGGACATGGGTGGCTCGGCCCATGCATTGGCCCTCGGACGCCTCGTCATGCAGGCGGACTTGCCCGTCCGGCTGGTGGTGCTGGTCGCCGCCGTCGAGAACGCCATCTCCGCCGACGCCTTCCGGCCCGGCGACATTCTGAACAGCCGCAAGGGCCTGACCATCGAGATCGGCAACACAGACGCGGAAGGGCGCCTGATACTCGCCGACATCCTGACGCGCGCCGGGGAGCATTCGCCGGACCTGACGCTGGACTTCGCTACCCTGACCGGTGCGGCGCGCGTCGCCCTCGGTCCCGAACTGCCGCCGCTCTATACCGATGACGAGACCCTCGCCGCCGACCTGCTCGAGGCGGCCCGTGCCGTCGCCGACCCGCTGTGGCGCATGCCGCTCTGGCCCGGCTATCGCGCCTCCATCGACAGCGAACTGGCCGATGTCCGCAACGACTCCGCCGGCTGGGCCCAGGCCGGTTCGGTCACCGCCGCCCTGTTCCTGCAGAAATTCGCTCCGACGACCGGCGCCTGGGCCCATATGGACATCTTCGCCTGGAACCCCCGCGCCCGCCCCGGCTGGCCAGAGGGCGGCGAGGCGCAGGCGCTGAGGGCGTGTTTCGAGATGCTGAAGCGGCGGTTCGCTTAG
- a CDS encoding tetratricopeptide repeat protein: MSRTTARIATVALLLTGIAAPVMADPVVAPPAQTPVGRQPATAEVRAAYERTDALSRQIFWADQADIDPMDPVAGVRAAQALRELGRFDQAAEMASRVLVVQPANIDAMLELGRAHIARGQAFYGIAALEGARDARPSDWRSWSLLGAAYEQVRRPDDARAAWAQALTLSPDNPDVLSNMAMSAMTRGDAAGAEPLLRRAVAQPGASLKVRLNLAMVLGLTGKLAEAEQMLRRDLPPEAADRNLAWLRERAGGTGVDQARTWGSLQGG, from the coding sequence ATGTCGCGCACGACCGCCCGTATCGCAACCGTCGCCCTTCTGCTGACCGGCATTGCCGCGCCTGTGATGGCGGATCCCGTGGTCGCGCCGCCCGCCCAGACGCCGGTGGGACGCCAGCCCGCCACGGCCGAGGTCCGCGCCGCCTATGAGCGCACCGACGCGCTGAGCCGCCAGATCTTCTGGGCCGACCAGGCTGACATCGACCCGATGGACCCCGTCGCGGGCGTGAGGGCGGCCCAGGCGCTGCGCGAACTCGGCCGGTTCGACCAGGCCGCCGAGATGGCCAGCCGGGTACTGGTCGTCCAGCCCGCCAATATCGACGCCATGCTGGAGCTCGGGCGGGCCCATATCGCCCGCGGTCAGGCCTTCTACGGCATCGCGGCGCTGGAAGGCGCGCGCGACGCCCGCCCCTCGGACTGGCGGTCCTGGTCCCTGCTGGGCGCAGCCTATGAGCAGGTGCGGCGTCCCGACGACGCCCGCGCGGCCTGGGCCCAGGCGCTGACCCTGTCACCCGACAATCCCGACGTCCTGTCCAATATGGCGATGTCCGCAATGACGCGCGGGGATGCTGCCGGGGCCGAGCCCCTGCTGCGCCGCGCCGTGGCCCAGCCGGGTGCCTCGCTGAAGGTGCGGCTCAACCTGGCCATGGTGCTGGGGCTGACGGGCAAGCTGGCCGAAGCGGAGCAGATGCTGCGCCGCGACCTGCCGCCCGAGGCCGCCGACCGCAACCTGGCCTGGCTGCGCGAACGCGCCGGCGGGACCGGCGTGGACCAGGCCCGCACCTGGGGGTCGCTCCAGGGCGGCTGA
- a CDS encoding iron-sulfur cluster assembly scaffold protein: protein MIDELYSARILKLAANLPHSGRLAAPEGTGERVARLCGSKAIVDVTLDDAGRVETFAQDVKACALGQAAAGVLGEVVIGATLEEITAARDAMSAMLKAGGEGPTGRFEGLRALKQVADYPARHASTMVAIEATLDAVRQAMARDRADTRTSLAGAA from the coding sequence ATGATCGATGAGCTCTACAGCGCGCGCATCCTCAAGCTGGCGGCCAATCTGCCGCACAGCGGACGGCTGGCCGCGCCCGAGGGCACGGGCGAGCGGGTTGCCAGACTGTGCGGCTCGAAAGCGATCGTCGATGTGACACTGGATGATGCCGGTCGGGTCGAGACCTTCGCCCAGGACGTCAAGGCCTGCGCGCTCGGCCAGGCGGCGGCGGGCGTGCTCGGCGAGGTCGTCATCGGGGCGACGCTGGAGGAGATCACCGCCGCGCGCGACGCCATGTCGGCCATGCTCAAGGCCGGCGGCGAGGGTCCGACGGGCCGGTTTGAAGGCCTGCGCGCCCTGAAACAGGTCGCCGACTACCCGGCGCGCCACGCCTCGACCATGGTCGCCATTGAGGCGACGCTGGACGCTGTGCGGCAGGCGATGGCGCGGGACCGGGCGGATACGCGAACTAGCCTCGCCGGCGCGGCCTGA
- the yidD gene encoding membrane protein insertion efficiency factor YidD: MASGGTLYERGVRLAHRGYKLTLSPLIGQSCRFRPTCSDYGRDALIQHGPLKGGWLTAKRLCKCQPFGEGWKYDPVPPAKTKT; encoded by the coding sequence ATGGCATCCGGCGGAACTCTCTATGAACGCGGCGTACGGCTGGCCCATCGGGGCTACAAGCTGACGCTGTCGCCCCTGATCGGGCAGTCGTGCCGGTTCCGGCCGACCTGCTCGGACTACGGGCGGGACGCGCTGATCCAGCACGGACCGCTCAAGGGGGGATGGCTCACGGCCAAACGCCTCTGCAAATGCCAACCCTTCGGCGAAGGCTGGAAATACGATCCGGTACCGCCCGCAAAGACGAAGACATGA
- the thrS gene encoding threonine--tRNA ligase, protein MIDLKFPDGAARQYPDDATGRDVAASISPSLAKRAALVALNGEQRDLDRPLGGSGDFKLIMRDDPEALETIRHDAAHVLAQAVQELFPGTQVTIGPAIEDGFYYDFHREEPFSTDDFAAIEKKMAEIVDRDEKLVRQVWDRDEAIRLFEAKGETFKAELIRDLPGTETITTYATGNWVDLCRGPHFPSTKFVGKAFKLTKLAGAYWRGDHRNPQLQRIYATAWASKEDLDAYLLRVEEAEKRDHRRIGKAMGLFHMQEEGRGMVFWHPKGWILWRVLEAYMRRRLDAAGYVEVKTPQVLDRTFWEKSGHWEKYRPNMFVCETVEGETLSLKPMNCPGHVQIFDQGQRSYRELPLRMAEFGACHRYEPSGALHGLMRVRGFTQDDAHIFCREDQIVEETERFIRLTQIIHADLGMTTHEIALATRPEVRAGTDEFWDKAEAMLGEAARLAGVDPVIAEGDGAFYAPKLDFIVKDAIGRTWTCGTLQLDYVLPERLNAEYIGEDGQKHRPVMLHRAILGSFERFIGIMIENYAGAFPLWLAPTQVVVATIVSEADDYARDVVEKLKAAGLRAETDLRNEKVGYKVREHSVGKVPVIAVVGKNEAEAGTVAIRRLGSQAQEVVSLDEAIRILTEEATPPDLRPA, encoded by the coding sequence ATGATCGACCTCAAATTCCCCGACGGCGCCGCGCGCCAGTATCCCGACGACGCCACGGGCCGTGACGTCGCCGCCTCCATCTCGCCGTCGCTGGCCAAGCGCGCGGCCCTGGTCGCCCTGAACGGCGAGCAGCGCGATCTCGACCGCCCGCTGGGCGGCTCCGGCGACTTCAAGCTGATCATGCGCGACGATCCGGAGGCGCTTGAGACCATCCGCCACGACGCCGCCCACGTGCTGGCCCAGGCCGTGCAGGAGCTGTTCCCCGGCACCCAGGTGACCATCGGCCCGGCGATCGAGGACGGCTTCTATTACGACTTCCACCGCGAGGAGCCGTTCTCGACGGACGACTTCGCCGCCATCGAAAAGAAGATGGCCGAGATCGTCGACCGCGACGAAAAGCTGGTCCGTCAGGTCTGGGACCGGGACGAGGCGATCAGGCTGTTCGAGGCCAAGGGCGAGACGTTCAAGGCCGAGCTGATCCGCGACCTGCCGGGGACGGAGACGATCACCACCTATGCCACGGGCAACTGGGTCGACCTGTGCCGCGGGCCGCATTTCCCCTCGACGAAGTTCGTCGGCAAGGCCTTCAAACTGACCAAGCTGGCGGGCGCCTACTGGCGCGGCGACCATCGCAATCCGCAGCTGCAGCGCATCTATGCGACGGCCTGGGCCTCGAAAGAGGACCTCGACGCCTATCTGCTGCGCGTCGAGGAGGCGGAGAAGCGCGACCACCGCCGCATAGGCAAGGCCATGGGCCTGTTCCACATGCAGGAGGAAGGCCGCGGCATGGTCTTCTGGCACCCCAAGGGCTGGATCCTGTGGCGCGTGCTGGAGGCCTATATGCGCCGCCGGCTGGACGCCGCCGGCTATGTCGAGGTCAAGACGCCCCAGGTGCTGGACCGGACCTTCTGGGAGAAGTCGGGCCACTGGGAGAAATACCGCCCCAACATGTTCGTCTGCGAGACGGTCGAGGGCGAGACCCTGTCCCTCAAGCCGATGAACTGCCCGGGCCACGTGCAGATCTTCGACCAGGGCCAGCGGTCCTATCGCGAACTGCCGCTGCGCATGGCCGAGTTCGGGGCCTGCCACCGCTATGAGCCGTCGGGGGCCCTGCACGGCCTGATGCGGGTGCGCGGCTTCACCCAGGACGACGCCCACATCTTCTGCCGCGAGGACCAGATCGTCGAGGAGACGGAACGGTTCATCCGCCTGACCCAGATCATCCACGCCGACCTCGGCATGACGACGCACGAGATCGCCCTGGCTACCCGGCCCGAGGTCCGCGCCGGCACGGACGAGTTCTGGGACAAGGCCGAGGCCATGCTGGGCGAGGCCGCGCGTCTGGCCGGGGTCGACCCGGTCATCGCCGAGGGCGACGGTGCCTTCTACGCGCCCAAGCTGGACTTCATCGTCAAGGACGCCATCGGCCGGACCTGGACCTGCGGCACGCTGCAGCTCGACTATGTCCTGCCGGAACGTCTGAACGCCGAATACATCGGTGAGGACGGCCAGAAGCACCGGCCCGTCATGCTGCACCGGGCGATCCTCGGCTCGTTCGAGCGGTTCATCGGCATCATGATCGAGAACTACGCCGGGGCCTTCCCGCTGTGGCTGGCACCGACGCAGGTCGTGGTGGCGACCATCGTCTCGGAGGCCGACGACTACGCCCGTGACGTGGTCGAGAAGCTGAAGGCCGCGGGCCTGCGCGCCGAGACCGACCTGCGCAACGAGAAGGTCGGCTACAAGGTCCGCGAACACTCCGTCGGCAAGGTCCCGGTCATTGCCGTGGTCGGCAAGAACGAGGCCGAAGCGGGCACGGTGGCCATCCGCCGTCTGGGCTCCCAGGCGCAGGAAGTGGTGTCGCTGGACGAGGCGATCCGCATCCTCACCGAAGAGGCCACACCGCCGGATCTACGCCCGGCCTGA
- the phnE gene encoding phosphonate ABC transporter, permease protein PhnE has protein sequence MTDAAAKPAATAIPNPPTKSAGAWVLDILIWGGVAALLIYSFAPVELANVTKLFSNNENTQNFARELLRPDFTNWKLFVAKMWETVQIALWGTFIAVFAAVPMGLAAARNIAPFWVVTPMRWVMNLLRSIPDLVIGLLFVVAVGLGPLAGVLAIALNTAGVLAKLFSEAVESIDKGPVEGVRATGASKLHEIVWGVIPQVAPLWTSFALYRFESNSRSATVLGLIGAGGIGAVLFDAMNAFKFQDVSAIVVVVVIAVTLIDMLSQAMRKRLL, from the coding sequence TTGACCGACGCCGCCGCCAAGCCTGCCGCAACGGCCATTCCCAATCCGCCGACAAAATCGGCGGGGGCATGGGTGCTCGACATCCTGATCTGGGGAGGCGTCGCTGCCCTGCTGATCTACAGCTTCGCGCCGGTCGAACTGGCCAATGTCACCAAGCTGTTCAGCAACAACGAGAACACCCAGAATTTCGCCCGCGAGCTGCTTCGTCCGGACTTCACCAACTGGAAGCTCTTCGTCGCCAAGATGTGGGAGACGGTGCAGATCGCCCTCTGGGGCACCTTCATCGCCGTCTTCGCCGCCGTCCCGATGGGTTTGGCAGCGGCCCGCAATATCGCCCCGTTCTGGGTCGTCACGCCCATGCGCTGGGTCATGAACCTGCTGCGCTCGATCCCCGATCTGGTCATCGGCCTGCTGTTCGTCGTTGCCGTCGGCCTCGGGCCGCTGGCGGGGGTGCTCGCCATTGCCCTGAACACCGCCGGGGTGCTGGCCAAACTGTTCTCCGAGGCGGTCGAATCCATCGACAAGGGTCCGGTCGAGGGCGTGCGCGCTACCGGCGCCTCCAAGCTGCACGAGATCGTCTGGGGCGTGATCCCGCAGGTCGCACCGCTCTGGACCTCGTTCGCCCTCTATCGGTTCGAATCCAACAGCCGCTCGGCGACCGTGCTGGGCCTGATCGGCGCCGGCGGTATCGGCGCAGTGCTGTTCGACGCCATGAACGCCTTCAAGTTCCAGGACGTCTCGGCCATCGTCGTCGTGGTCGTCATCGCCGTGACCCTGATCGACATGCTGTCCCAGGCCATGCGCAAACGCCTGCTGTAA
- the phnD gene encoding phosphate/phosphite/phosphonate ABC transporter substrate-binding protein — MTLPLFTRRLALAAALVLGVASCGGGDEKAGAAPTEITFSILSAEGQASAGPLWQPLLDDMSKAIGVEVKPYFGSNYTVLVEAMRGNQTQVAWFSAKPAVEAIDRADAEVIARTVNREGMDSYRSTLIVRAGSGITLDQVMACGQRYDFGIGDAQSTSGTLAPMAFLFNPRNIVPARCFRNVRSANHQSNAFGVASGQLDVATSNTVNTVFMTKQNPRIAAQIQEIWQSPPIPESGILVREDLDPVLKEKIRSFFLTYGQGDTVEAERQRQVLAGLEYSRFNAADDSYLNPIREMVADQKLNEARAKGDAAAVATAERELQRLRTLREVQP; from the coding sequence ATGACCCTGCCCCTGTTCACCCGCCGGCTGGCCCTCGCCGCCGCTCTCGTCCTCGGCGTCGCCTCGTGCGGCGGTGGCGATGAAAAGGCCGGCGCCGCGCCGACCGAAATCACCTTCTCGATCCTGTCGGCTGAAGGCCAGGCCTCGGCCGGCCCCCTGTGGCAGCCGCTGCTGGACGACATGTCAAAGGCCATCGGCGTCGAGGTGAAGCCCTATTTCGGCTCGAACTACACCGTGCTGGTCGAGGCCATGCGCGGCAACCAGACCCAGGTTGCCTGGTTCTCGGCCAAGCCGGCGGTGGAGGCCATTGACCGGGCCGACGCCGAAGTCATCGCCCGCACGGTCAATCGTGAAGGCATGGACAGCTATCGCTCGACCCTGATCGTGCGCGCGGGCTCGGGCATTACGCTCGATCAGGTCATGGCCTGCGGCCAGCGCTACGACTTCGGCATCGGCGATGCGCAGTCCACCTCGGGCACGCTCGCCCCGATGGCCTTCCTGTTCAATCCGCGCAACATCGTCCCGGCCCGGTGCTTCAGAAACGTCCGCTCGGCCAACCACCAGTCGAACGCGTTCGGCGTCGCTTCCGGACAGCTGGACGTGGCCACCTCGAACACGGTCAATACCGTCTTCATGACCAAGCAGAATCCCCGGATCGCCGCCCAGATTCAGGAAATCTGGCAGTCGCCGCCGATCCCGGAGAGCGGAATTCTGGTGCGCGAGGATCTCGATCCGGTTCTGAAGGAGAAGATCCGCAGCTTCTTCCTGACCTACGGCCAGGGCGACACCGTCGAGGCTGAGCGCCAGCGCCAGGTTCTGGCCGGGCTGGAATACTCCCGCTTCAACGCGGCCGATGACAGCTATCTCAACCCGATCCGCGAAATGGTTGCCGACCAGAAGCTGAACGAAGCGCGCGCCAAGGGCGATGCCGCCGCAGTCGCGACCGCCGAGCGTGAGCTGCAGCGGTTGCGCACCCTGCGCGAGGTCCAGCCTTGA
- the phnC gene encoding phosphonate ABC transporter ATP-binding protein produces MTSAAAAVASVKDVSKTFGARKALNGVSVEVGAGEMVALIGPSGSGKSTLLRSITGLQTIDSGKGTISVFGEVVQKNGRTTGATRAARQKLGMIFQQFNLVGRLSLFSNVMLGALGRIPGWKGLLGVWPTEDKQRAMAALHRVGVSDYAAQRANTLSGGQQQRGAIARAMVQGAKAILADEPVASLDPVSARKVMELLVELNKRDGFGVIVTLHQVDYAIRYCDRVIALKAGQIVYDGPATGLDTKQLIDIYGPEFEDAFWETKA; encoded by the coding sequence ATGACCTCAGCTGCCGCCGCCGTCGCGTCCGTGAAGGATGTGTCCAAGACTTTCGGCGCCCGAAAGGCCCTGAACGGCGTGTCCGTCGAGGTCGGGGCCGGAGAAATGGTCGCCCTCATCGGCCCCTCGGGGTCGGGCAAGTCGACGCTCCTGCGTTCGATCACGGGCCTGCAGACCATTGATTCCGGCAAGGGCACGATCAGCGTCTTCGGCGAGGTCGTGCAGAAGAACGGCCGCACCACCGGGGCGACCCGCGCGGCGCGCCAGAAGCTGGGCATGATCTTCCAGCAGTTCAATCTGGTCGGCCGGCTGTCGCTGTTCTCCAACGTCATGCTGGGCGCGCTCGGCCGGATCCCCGGCTGGAAGGGCCTGCTCGGCGTCTGGCCCACCGAGGACAAGCAGCGCGCCATGGCGGCCCTGCACCGCGTCGGCGTCTCGGACTACGCCGCCCAGCGCGCCAACACCCTGTCCGGCGGCCAGCAGCAGCGCGGCGCCATCGCCCGCGCCATGGTCCAGGGCGCCAAGGCCATCCTCGCCGACGAGCCCGTCGCCTCGCTCGACCCCGTCTCGGCCCGGAAGGTCATGGAACTGCTGGTCGAGCTGAACAAGCGTGACGGTTTCGGCGTCATCGTCACCCTGCACCAGGTCGACTACGCCATCCGCTACTGCGACCGCGTCATCGCCCTGAAGGCCGGCCAGATCGTCTATGACGGCCCGGCGACAGGCCTGGATACGAAGCAATTGATCGACATCTACGGTCCCGAGTTCGAGGACGCGTTCTGGGAAACCAAGGCATGA
- a CDS encoding type III PLP-dependent enzyme, producing the protein MRTYHFPLDLVRERSPERPVALVRPRSVSVAARWFQDNLKADVFYAVKANPSRWVIETLVEAGVTGFDVASLGEIELVRSVSPDARLAFMHPVKSRGAITKAYFEHGVRTFSLDSHDELAKILDSTGNATDLNLLVRMTVSADGAAYSLSGKFGVSVDQAPSLLLATRQAVKDGLMGVCFHVGSQCMRPSAYEAAMAQVGRAISRAGVFVDIVDVGGGFPSVYPGMVPPDMQEYADAIHRGFNEMPVSETTELWCEPGRALVAEASSVLCRVDLRKGDALYLNDGSYGSLFDATHSRWPFPTKLVRDGASSNELKPFRFYGPTCDSIDHMPGPFWLPADVQEGDFIEIGMLGAYGVAMSTGFNGYGEHDIAGVEDAPMASLYGLAPRSIPTVRTSAEEQARKVVRLSRPKGKAGQRKKSRR; encoded by the coding sequence TTGCGCACGTATCATTTTCCCCTGGACCTGGTCCGCGAGCGGTCCCCTGAACGTCCTGTCGCACTCGTGCGGCCGCGTTCGGTTTCCGTAGCGGCGCGCTGGTTCCAGGACAATCTGAAAGCCGACGTCTTCTATGCGGTGAAGGCCAATCCCTCGCGGTGGGTCATCGAGACCCTCGTGGAGGCTGGTGTCACCGGCTTTGACGTCGCCTCGCTGGGCGAGATCGAACTGGTCCGTTCGGTCAGCCCCGACGCGCGTCTGGCGTTCATGCACCCGGTCAAGAGCCGCGGCGCGATCACCAAGGCCTATTTCGAGCACGGCGTCCGCACCTTCTCGCTGGACAGCCATGACGAGCTGGCCAAGATCCTCGACTCCACCGGCAATGCGACCGATCTGAACCTGCTGGTCCGGATGACGGTCTCGGCGGACGGCGCAGCCTATTCCCTGTCGGGCAAGTTCGGCGTCTCGGTCGACCAGGCGCCGTCCCTGCTGCTGGCCACCCGCCAGGCGGTCAAGGACGGCCTGATGGGCGTCTGCTTCCATGTCGGTTCGCAATGCATGCGTCCGTCCGCCTATGAGGCCGCCATGGCCCAGGTCGGTCGCGCCATCAGCCGTGCCGGCGTGTTCGTGGACATCGTCGATGTCGGCGGCGGCTTCCCCTCGGTCTATCCGGGCATGGTCCCGCCGGACATGCAGGAATACGCCGACGCCATCCATCGCGGCTTCAACGAGATGCCGGTGTCGGAAACGACCGAGCTGTGGTGCGAACCCGGCCGGGCGCTGGTCGCCGAGGCCTCCTCGGTCCTGTGCCGGGTCGATCTGCGCAAGGGCGACGCCCTGTATCTGAACGACGGCTCCTACGGCTCGCTGTTCGACGCGACCCATTCGCGCTGGCCCTTCCCGACCAAGCTGGTCCGGGACGGTGCCTCGTCCAATGAGCTCAAGCCGTTCCGCTTCTACGGCCCGACCTGCGACTCCATCGACCACATGCCGGGACCGTTCTGGCTGCCGGCCGATGTGCAGGAAGGCGACTTCATCGAGATCGGCATGCTCGGTGCCTATGGCGTCGCCATGTCGACCGGCTTCAACGGCTATGGCGAGCACGATATCGCCGGCGTCGAGGATGCTCCGATGGCCTCGCTCTACGGCCTGGCACCCCGCTCCATCCCGACGGTTCGCACCTCGGCGGAAGAGCAGGCCCGCAAGGTCGTTCGCCTGTCGCGTCCCAAGGGCAAGGCCGGCCAGCGGAAGAAGTCGCGGCGCTAA
- a CDS encoding deoxyhypusine synthase has product MNAPVQTNQKAQLLQNTVEHVDITSFDARPIIDSMRKMSFSSRDTARAADIFNMAIEDKDCSPWLILAGSTSAGGCMHVYRDMVKFGMIDAVVATGASIVDMDFFEALGFKHYQAAGEVDDNVLRDNYIDRIYDTYIDEEELQACDHTILEICNQLEPRGYSSREFIWEMGKWLSEGNAKKPGSLIQTAYEEGVPIFCPAFVDSSAGFGLVKHQKERMAAGKPYLMIDAVADFRELTDIKIAAGVTGLFMVGGGVPKNFAQDTVVCAEILGVEAEMHRYAVQITVADVRDGACSSSTLKEAASWGKVQTTHEQMVFAEATTVVPLIGSDAYHRGTWKNRDKRRWNKLFGK; this is encoded by the coding sequence ATGAACGCTCCCGTTCAGACCAACCAGAAGGCCCAGCTGCTCCAGAACACGGTGGAGCACGTCGACATCACCTCGTTCGACGCCCGTCCGATCATCGACAGCATGCGCAAGATGTCGTTCTCGAGCCGCGACACGGCCCGGGCCGCCGACATCTTCAACATGGCCATCGAGGACAAGGACTGCTCGCCGTGGCTGATCCTGGCCGGTTCGACCTCGGCCGGCGGCTGCATGCATGTGTACCGCGACATGGTGAAGTTCGGCATGATCGACGCCGTGGTCGCCACCGGCGCCTCGATCGTCGACATGGATTTCTTCGAGGCCCTCGGTTTCAAACACTACCAGGCCGCCGGCGAGGTGGACGACAACGTCCTGCGCGACAACTACATCGACCGGATCTACGACACCTATATCGACGAGGAAGAGCTCCAGGCCTGCGACCACACCATCCTGGAGATCTGCAACCAGCTGGAGCCGCGCGGCTATTCCTCGCGCGAGTTCATCTGGGAGATGGGCAAGTGGCTGTCGGAAGGGAATGCCAAGAAGCCCGGTTCGCTGATCCAGACCGCCTATGAAGAGGGCGTGCCGATCTTCTGCCCGGCCTTCGTCGACAGCTCGGCCGGCTTCGGCCTGGTCAAGCACCAGAAGGAGCGGATGGCCGCGGGCAAGCCCTATCTGATGATCGACGCGGTCGCCGACTTCCGCGAACTGACCGACATCAAGATCGCCGCGGGCGTCACCGGCCTGTTCATGGTCGGCGGCGGCGTGCCGAAGAATTTTGCCCAGGACACGGTCGTCTGCGCCGAGATCCTCGGCGTCGAGGCCGAGATGCACCGCTATGCGGTCCAGATCACGGTCGCCGACGTGCGCGACGGCGCCTGCTCGTCATCGACGCTCAAGGAAGCCGCCTCCTGGGGCAAGGTCCAGACCACGCACGAGCAGATGGTCTTCGCCGAAGCCACCACGGTCGTGCCGCTGATCGGCTCGGACGCCTATCACCGCGGGACCTGGAAGAACCGCGACAAGCGCCGCTGGAACAAGCTGTTCGGCAAGTAA